The Erigeron canadensis isolate Cc75 chromosome 4, C_canadensis_v1, whole genome shotgun sequence genome window below encodes:
- the LOC122596885 gene encoding endo-1,4-beta-xylanase 5-like translates to MNTHLIVFLEVFTIFLVVRSSVSTKDGPSYDYSGYTECKSEPEAPLYNGGIINNQPQSISSTYVLPNLPGNTIYSFSSWVKIDSSNATAIKASLTLENDNEMCVGNVVAKSDCWSFLKGGFVLDSPLTNATVYFLDSHGDRINVTLASTSLQPFTHQQWQKDQENSIDKERKRAVTIHVSDVNGTMIKGAKVVVQQSSRDFLFGSAISKTIIGNLPYQKWFLARFNAAVFENELKWAETEPEQGRVNYTIPDLMLDFVRANQITVRGHNIFWEDPIYIPLWVQNLTGDALDSAVKSRIQSLMTHYKNQFVHWDVSNEMLHFDFYEQRLGQNASLEMFEMAHETDPLAMLFMNDFNVVETCADLNSSVAAYVSRMKEIEEGGVTMDGIGLEGHFSTPNPPYIRGALDQLATLQLPIWLTEVDISNTIDLVTQGKYLEVVLREVYSHPSVNGIMLWTAMDPNGCYQMCLTDSNFQNLPAGDVVDRLLLEEWSTGIVNGQSDEDGTFSYNGFLGEYMVNVELENRNFNSTLFISKGDETIHFSIQI, encoded by the exons atgaaCACCCATCTAATCGTTTTCTTAGAAGTGTTCACTATATTTCTCGTCGTACGATCATCAGTATCAACAAAAG ACGGGccgtcttatgattattcagGCTATACTGAG TGCAAAAGTGAGCCAGAAGCTCCGCTTTACAATGGTGGGATCATCAATAACCAACCTCAGTCGATTTCATCAACATATGTGTTACCAAATCTCCCAGGCAACACAATCTACTCATTCTCCA GTTGGGTGAAGATTGATAGCTCTAATGCGACTGCAATCAAGGCGAGCCTAACACTAGAGAATGATAACGAGATGTGTGTTGGAAATGTGGTTGCGAAAAGTGATTGTTGGTCATTTTTAAAAGGCGGATTTGTACTTGATTCACCATTGACTAATGCTACCGTTTATTTTCTG GATTCCCATGGTGATAGAATCAACGTTACGCTTGCAAGCACTTCATTGCAACCTTTTACGCATCAACAATGGCAAAAGGATCAAGAGAACTCTATTGACAAA GAAAGAAAGCGTGCAGTAACAATCCATGTATCCGATGTGAATGGAACAATGATCAAAGGAGCTAAAGTTGTTGTTCAGCAATCTTCACGAGATTTCCTCTTTGGTTCGGCCATATCCAAGACAATTATAGGAAACTTACCGTATCAG AAATGGTTCCTAGCAAGATTCAATGCGGCTGTTTTTGAGAACGAGCTAAAATGGGCTGAAACTGAGCCCGAACAGGGGAGGGTCAACTATACCATACCTGATTTGATGCTGGATTTCGTGAGAGCTAACCAGATCACAGTTAGAGGGCATAACATATTTTGGGAAGATCCGATATATATCCCTTTGTGGGTCCAGAACCTAACCGGTGATGCACTAGATTCAGCTGTCAAGTCACGCATACAAAGCCTAATGACTCATTACAAAAACCAATTTGTCCATTGGGATGTTTCAAATGAGATGTTACACTTTGACTTTTACGAGCAACGCCTAGGTCAAAACGCCTCATTGGAAATGTTTGAAATGGCACATGAAACTGACCCATTGGCTATGCTGTTTATGAATGATTTTAATGTGGTGGAGACATGTGCTGATCTCAACTCTAGTGTCGCGGCATATGTTTCTAGGATGAAGGAGATCGAGGAGGGCGGGGTTACAATGGATGGAATCGGGTTAGAAGGCCATTTTTCAACCCCAAACCCTCCATATATTAGAGGTGCATTGGACCAGCTTGCTACATTGCAACTTCCTATTTGGCTTACTGAAGTTGATATATCAAACACCATTGATCTAGTTACTCAG GGGAAGTATTTAGAGGTGGTGTTAAGAGAAGTATATTCACACCCATCAGTAAATGGAATAATGCTATGGACTGCAATGGATCCAAATGGCTGCTACCAAATGTGTCTAACAGATTCTAATTTTCAGAACCTACCTGCTGGGGATGTTGTGGATAGATTATTATTGGAAGAGTGGTCAACCGGGATAGTCAATGGTCAAAGTGATGAAGATGGGACTTTTAGCTATAATGGGTTCCTGGGTGAGTATATGGTCAATGTTGAACTTGAAAACAGGAATTTTAACTCGACATTATTCATCTCTAAAGGAGATGAGACCATCCATTTTAGTATTCAAATATAA